The Etheostoma spectabile isolate EspeVRDwgs_2016 chromosome 23, UIUC_Espe_1.0, whole genome shotgun sequence genome includes a window with the following:
- the rps16 gene encoding small ribosomal subunit protein uS9 isoform X1: MPAKGPLQSVQVFGRKKTATAVAHCKRGNGLIKVNGRPLDMVEPATLQYKLLEPVLLLGKERFAGVDIRVRVKGGGHVAQVYAIRQAISKSLVAYYQKYVDEASKKEIKDILIQYDRTLLVADPRRCESKKFGGPGARARYQKSYR, from the exons ATGCCAGCAAAAGGTCCTTTGCAGTCTGTCCAGGTTTTTGGACGCAAA AAAACCGCCACAGCAGTTGCCCACTGCAAGAGGGGGAATGGCCTGATCAAGGTGAACGGCAGACCCCTGGATATGGTGGAGCCTGCCACCCTCCAGTACAAG CTTCTGGAGCCAGTGCTGTTGCTGGGCAAGGAGCGTTTTGCTGGAGTTGACATCAGAGTCAGAGTGAAGGGTGGTGGACATGTTGCACAGGTCTATG CAATCCGTCAGGCCATCTCCAAATCCCTGGTTGCCTACTACCAGAAGT ATGTAGATGAGGCCTCCAAGAAGGAGATCAAGGACATCCTGATCCAGTACGACAGGACCCTGCTGGTTGCTGATCCACGTCGCTGCGAGTCCAAGAAGTTTGGTGGACCTGGAGCTCGTGCCCGCTACCAGAAGTCCTACCGTTAA
- the rps16 gene encoding small ribosomal subunit protein uS9 isoform X2: protein MVEPATLQYKLLEPVLLLGKERFAGVDIRVRVKGGGHVAQVYAIRQAISKSLVAYYQKYVDEASKKEIKDILIQYDRTLLVADPRRCESKKFGGPGARARYQKSYR from the exons ATGGTGGAGCCTGCCACCCTCCAGTACAAG CTTCTGGAGCCAGTGCTGTTGCTGGGCAAGGAGCGTTTTGCTGGAGTTGACATCAGAGTCAGAGTGAAGGGTGGTGGACATGTTGCACAGGTCTATG CAATCCGTCAGGCCATCTCCAAATCCCTGGTTGCCTACTACCAGAAGT ATGTAGATGAGGCCTCCAAGAAGGAGATCAAGGACATCCTGATCCAGTACGACAGGACCCTGCTGGTTGCTGATCCACGTCGCTGCGAGTCCAAGAAGTTTGGTGGACCTGGAGCTCGTGCCCGCTACCAGAAGTCCTACCGTTAA